A stretch of Aedes aegypti strain LVP_AGWG chromosome 2, AaegL5.0 Primary Assembly, whole genome shotgun sequence DNA encodes these proteins:
- the LOC5575440 gene encoding DNA repair and recombination protein RAD54-like, whose product MRKSTAPSQSLALTPVNSAFKSPISLSNKRTRECRDRSKDKIKDTGPPAPKISASEYELMIQKILSRPFKVPIANYVPEHTTRCLGMKRPAARRALHDPFACNALVLYTPEELTEHDKLKSDPGKIQVHVMVDPLLGNILRPHQREGVRFMYECVTGKRGDFQGCIMADEMGLGKTLQCITLLWTLLRQSPDCKPTINKAVIVCPSSLVKNWYKEFGKWLGCRVNCLAIDGGSKEHTTKELEQFMANQSMRHGTPVLIISYETFRLYSHILNNSEVGAVLCDEGHRLKNCENLTYQALMGLKTKRRVLLSGTPIQNDLTEYYSLLHFVNPGMLGSTNEFRRQFENPILRGQDANATESERQKATERLQELTAQVNRCMIRRTSALLTKYLPIKFEMVVCVKMTEIQTELYKSFLQSDSIRRSMLEKAQVKASLTALSNITSLKKLCNHPDLVYEKIQERADGFENAHKILPSNYSSKELRPEFGGKLMVLDCMLASIKMNTDDKIVLVSNYTQTLDLFEKLCRKRGYCYVRLDGSMTIKKRGKVVDEFNKPDSKEFIFMLSSKAGGCGLNLIGANRLVMFDPDWNPANDEQAMARVWRDGQKKPCFIYRLLATGTIEEKIFQRQTHKKALSNTVVDNDEDGERHFTQDDLKDLFRLDESTISDTHSKFKCKRCVNNIQMKLPPEDSDCTSDLSHWYHCSNNKGIPDDILSKSWDMTKCVSFVFHHRSNSAVVEQQIAEQKRAEALKGKDGKKGDEEHVDEVSDEDDDEEKENEDSGLDDDDDKDEDFVPRR is encoded by the exons ATG CGCAAAAGCACCGCACCAAGTCAAAGCTTGGCCCTCACTCCAGTGAACTCCGCCTTCAAGAGTCCCATTTCGCTGTCCAACAAACGCACCCGAGAATGTCGCGACCGTTCGAAGGACAAAATCAAGGACACGGGACCACCCGCGCCCAAGATTTCCGCCTCCGAGTACGAGCTGATGATCCAGAAAATCCTGTCCCGGCCCTTCAAGGTTCCGATTGCCAACTATGTTCCGGAACATACGACCCGTTGCTTGGGAATGAAACGTCCCGCTGCTAGAAGGGCACTTCATGACCCTTTCGCTTGTAATGCCTTGGTGCTGTACACGCCGGAAGAGCTGACGGAACACGATAAGCTGAAGTCCGATCCAGGGAAGATTCAGGTTCACGTCATGGTCGATCCCCTGCTGGGGAATATTCTGCGGCCACATCAACGGGAAGGCGTCCGGTTTATGTACGAGTGTGTTACGGGGAAGCGCGGAGACTTCCAGGGCTGCATCATGGCCGATGAAATGGG gcTCGGAAAGACCTTACAGTGTATAACGCTTCTGTGGACTTTGCTGCGGCAAAGTCCGGATTGTAAGCCTACCATCAACAAGGCGGTCATCGTTTGTCCGAGTTCGTTGGTCAAAAACTGGTACAAGGAGTTCGGGAAGTGGCTCGGATGTCGGGTGAATTGTTTAGCCATCGACGGAGGCTCGAAGGAACACACCACGAAGGAGTTGGAGCAATTCATGGCCAACCAAAGTATGCGCCATGGGACACCGGTTCTGATCATAAGCTACGAAACGTTCCGGTTATATTCGCACATTTTGAACAACTCGGAAGTGGGCGCCGTGCTGTGCGACGAAGGCCATCGGTTGAAGAACTGCGAGAATCTCACCTATCAGGCTTTGATGGGACTGAAGACGAAGCGGAGGGTGCTGCTGTCGGGGACACCGATTCAGAACGATCTGACTGAGTATTACAGCTTGTTGCACTTCGTCAACCCGGGAATGCTCGGAAGCACTAAC GAATTCCGTCGCCAATTCGAAAACCCAATCCTTCGAGGGCAGGATGCAAACGCCACGGAATCCGAGCGCCAAAAGGCAACCGAACGACTTCAAGAGCTGACTGCCCAAGTGAATCGTTGTATGATTCGTAGGACGAGTGCCCTGCTCACCAAGTATCTACCGATCAAGTTCGAGATGGTCGTTTGTGTGAAAATGACTGAGATTCAAACCGAGCTGTACAAAAGCTTCCTCCAATCGGATTCCATCCGCCGGAGTATGCTGGAGAAAGCTCAGGTGAAGGCCAGTTTGACGGCGCTCTCGAACATAACTTCGTTGAAGAAGTTGTGCAACCATCCGGATTTGGTGTACGAGAAGATTCAGGAAAGAGCTGATGGGTTCGAAAATGCCCATAAGATTCTTCCTAGCAATTACAGCTCGAAGGAACTGCGGCCGGAGTTTGGTGGGAAACTGATGGTTTTGGATTGTATGTTAGCTAGTATCAAAATGAATACCGACGACAAGATTGTCCTGGTTTCAAACTACACTCAGACGTTGGATCTGTTTGAGAAACTCTGTCGGAAGCGTGGCTATTGCTACGTTCGATTGGACGGATCAATGACCATCAAGAAACGGGGAAAAGTCGTGGACGAGTTCAACAAACCGGACTCGAAGGAATTCATATTCATGCTCAGTTCTAAGGCAGGTGGCTGTGGACTGAATTTGATTGGTGCGAATCGGTTAGTGATGTTCGATCCCGATTGGAATCCAGCCAATGACGAACAAGCGATGGCTCGAGTTTGGCGCGATGGACAAAAGAAACCGTGCTTCATCTATCGACTGTTGGCG ACGGGAACCATTGAAGAGAAAATTTTCCAACGCCAAACCCACAAAAAGGCGCTCTCGAATACCGTTGTAGACAACGATGAGGACGGAGAGCGACACTTCACGCAAGATGACCTAAAGGATTTGTTCCGATTGGACGAATCCACTATTTCGGATACTCATTCCAA ATTCAAATGCAAACGATGCGTTAACAATATCCAGATGAAGCTCCCGCCGGAGGATAGTGACTGTACTTCGGATCTGTCCCATTGGTATCACTGTTCGAACAACAAGGGCATCCCGGACGATATCCTGTCCAAGTCGTGGGACATGACCAAGTGTGTTTCGTTTGTGTTCCATCATCGGTCGAACAGTGCAGTGGTGGAGCAGCAAATCGCCGAACAGAAACGGGCTGAAGCGCTGAAaggcaaggatggaaaaaaggGCGATGAGGAACATGTGGACGAAGTTAGCGACGAGGATGATGATGAGGAAAAGGAGAACGAAGACTCTGGtctggatgatgatgatgacaaaGATGAGGACTTTGTGCCAAGAAGGTGA